The Deinococcus sonorensis KR-87 genome includes a window with the following:
- the panB gene encoding 3-methyl-2-oxobutanoate hydroxymethyltransferase, which yields MKQTVPQLMAATEPLVMVTAYDYPGAMHAQQAGVDLLLVGDSLGNVVLGYDSTAPVTLDDIIHHARAARRGAPETFLVADMPFGTYHTGVTDAMRHAVRVIQQTGADAVKMEGSSPEVLEATRTLTRNGVPVMGHVGLLPQTATAQGGMKVQGRDEAGARQVLEAALSVQEAGAFAVVLEVIPARLARVITERLHIPTIGIGAGPHCRGQVLVTHDLLGVYEGQHKKIAKRYAEIGAQSVQAIRDYAAEVRGGTFPSRENSFVIRDDVLDKLY from the coding sequence ATGAAACAAACCGTTCCGCAGCTGATGGCGGCCACCGAGCCGCTGGTGATGGTCACCGCCTACGACTATCCCGGGGCCATGCACGCCCAGCAGGCCGGCGTGGACTTGCTGCTGGTGGGCGACAGCCTGGGCAACGTGGTGCTCGGCTACGACAGCACCGCGCCCGTCACGCTGGACGACATCATCCACCATGCCCGCGCGGCGCGGCGCGGCGCGCCCGAGACCTTCCTGGTGGCGGACATGCCGTTCGGGACCTACCACACCGGTGTCACCGACGCGATGCGGCACGCGGTACGTGTCATCCAGCAGACCGGCGCCGACGCGGTCAAGATGGAGGGCAGCTCGCCGGAGGTGCTGGAGGCCACCCGCACCCTGACCCGCAATGGAGTGCCGGTGATGGGCCACGTGGGCCTGCTGCCGCAGACCGCCACCGCGCAGGGCGGCATGAAGGTGCAGGGCCGCGACGAGGCCGGCGCCCGGCAGGTGCTGGAGGCGGCGCTCAGCGTGCAGGAGGCCGGCGCCTTTGCGGTGGTGCTGGAGGTGATCCCGGCGCGGCTGGCGAGGGTCATCACCGAGCGGCTGCACATTCCGACCATCGGCATCGGGGCCGGGCCCCACTGCCGGGGTCAGGTGCTGGTGACGCACGACCTGCTCGGCGTGTACGAGGGCCAGCACAAAAAGATTGCCAAGCGCTACGCCGAGATCGGGGCGCAGTCGGTGCAGGCGATCCGCGATTACGCCGCCGAGGTGCGCGGCGGCACCTTCCCGTCGCGCGAGAACAGCTTCGTGATCCGCGATGACGTGCTGGACAAACTCTACTGA
- a CDS encoding COX15/CtaA family protein, which yields MGQPAVGRVGAVLPTLAWVALGYNVLVILWGAFVRISGSGAGCGAHWPLCNGVAIPPSPTLNTIIEFSHRLTGGLSGLLALALVALAFLSSGRGHPVRLGALLSLGLIVFEGLVGGVQVLLGLTATSTDPARGFVQGVHLASTFALMGALLLTALWASGAPRLRLRGQGLLGWASSAALLLMLVLGMAGAITALGDLLFFPAGGTPIDTVRRDFGGTATLIQNLRVIHPVLALGVSAYLIWFAGWASAGREGAPGAVALAPRRWKISLHAIIALQILAGVLNVVLKAPGWMQITHLLLACIMWLVTVMLSFSVLTAPARDERAARPTLSGAGL from the coding sequence ATGGGTCAACCTGCGGTGGGCCGGGTGGGCGCTGTGCTGCCGACCCTGGCCTGGGTGGCCCTGGGATACAACGTGCTGGTGATTTTGTGGGGGGCCTTCGTGCGGATCAGCGGGTCCGGCGCCGGCTGCGGCGCGCACTGGCCGCTGTGCAACGGGGTGGCCATTCCCCCGTCCCCCACGCTGAACACCATCATCGAGTTCAGCCACCGGCTGACCGGTGGGCTGTCGGGCCTGCTGGCCCTGGCGCTGGTCGCGCTGGCCTTTCTGAGCAGCGGGCGCGGCCACCCGGTGCGGCTGGGCGCGCTGCTGTCGCTGGGCCTGATCGTGTTCGAGGGGCTGGTGGGCGGCGTGCAGGTGCTGCTCGGTCTCACCGCCACCAGCACCGACCCGGCGCGCGGCTTCGTACAGGGAGTTCACCTCGCCAGCACCTTCGCGCTGATGGGCGCGCTGCTGCTCACGGCGCTGTGGGCCTCCGGAGCGCCCCGGCTGCGGCTGCGCGGCCAGGGCCTGCTCGGCTGGGCCAGCAGCGCCGCGCTGCTGCTGATGCTGGTGCTGGGCATGGCCGGGGCCATCACCGCGCTGGGCGACCTGCTGTTCTTCCCGGCCGGCGGCACCCCGATCGACACGGTGCGCCGCGACTTCGGCGGCACCGCCACATTGATCCAGAACCTGCGGGTGATTCATCCGGTGCTGGCGCTGGGCGTGAGCGCCTACCTGATCTGGTTCGCCGGCTGGGCCTCGGCCGGGCGAGAGGGCGCACCGGGGGCCGTTGCGCTGGCGCCCCGCCGCTGGAAGATCTCGCTGCACGCCATCATCGCCCTGCAGATTCTGGCGGGCGTGCTGAACGTCGTGCTGAAGGCGCCCGGCTGGATGCAGATCACCCACCTGCTGCTGGCGTGCATCATGTGGCTTGTGACCGTGATGCTCAGCTTCAGCGTTCTGACTGCCCCGGCGCGTGACGAGCGCGCGGCCCGGCCCACCCTGAGCGGAGCGGGCCTGTGA
- a CDS encoding heme o synthase, with translation MTAAPTPLVQSRAGWRDYLALTKPKVISLLLFTTLTAMVMAARGLPNFWLLLVVAVAGYASAGSAGVFNMIIDRDIDLKMARTAQRPTSSGLISTQNAAVFGAVLQLGSFAALWLLATPLSAWMSLAGFVCYVGVYTLWLKRRTWHNIVLGGAAGCFPPLVGWAAVTGSLDLFAWVLFAIIFFWTPAHFWALALMIKEEYRAVGVPMLPVVHGDRLTVSQIWLYSLYTVALSVLPFAFQAVSWLYLAVALLTGAQLLRLSWRLYRPVMAGLTVTRKMAVPLYLYSMLYLAVLFLGAALDRALL, from the coding sequence GTGACCGCCGCGCCCACCCCGCTGGTCCAGAGCCGCGCCGGCTGGCGCGACTATCTGGCGCTGACCAAGCCCAAGGTGATCAGCCTGCTGCTGTTCACCACCCTGACCGCCATGGTGATGGCCGCGCGCGGCCTGCCGAACTTCTGGCTGCTGCTGGTGGTCGCGGTGGCCGGCTACGCCTCGGCCGGGTCCGCCGGCGTGTTCAACATGATCATCGACCGCGACATCGACCTGAAGATGGCCCGCACCGCCCAGCGGCCCACCAGCAGCGGCCTGATCAGCACCCAGAACGCGGCGGTGTTCGGCGCGGTGCTGCAGCTCGGGTCGTTCGCGGCGCTGTGGCTGCTGGCCACGCCGCTGTCCGCCTGGATGAGTCTGGCGGGGTTCGTGTGCTACGTGGGCGTGTATACCCTGTGGCTCAAGCGCCGCACCTGGCACAACATCGTGCTGGGTGGGGCCGCCGGCTGCTTCCCGCCGCTGGTCGGGTGGGCCGCCGTGACCGGCAGCCTCGACCTGTTCGCCTGGGTGCTGTTCGCGATCATCTTCTTCTGGACGCCGGCCCACTTCTGGGCGCTGGCCCTGATGATCAAGGAGGAGTACCGCGCGGTGGGCGTGCCGATGCTGCCGGTGGTGCACGGCGACCGGCTGACCGTCTCGCAGATCTGGCTGTACAGCCTGTACACCGTTGCCCTCAGCGTGCTGCCGTTTGCGTTCCAGGCGGTCAGCTGGCTGTATCTGGCGGTGGCGCTGCTGACCGGCGCCCAGCTGCTGCGGCTGTCGTGGCGGCTGTACCGGCCGGTGATGGCTGGCCTGACCGTGACCCGCAAGATGGCCGTGCCGCTGTATCTCTACAGCATGCTGTATCTGGCGGTGCTGTTCCTGGGAGCGGCCCTGGACCGGGCGCTGCTGTGA
- a CDS encoding DUF420 domain-containing protein: protein MGEFLATASVVTIVLSGLALVSGVFLIRSGRREAHMRAMLTATVLAVLFLVFYLSKVAIGYTKSWVGPAEWRTWYLVLLGSHTLLAAVNVPLALVALWYARKGLLAAGTLARVEQVPAAAAAFARHRAWVRWTVPVWLYVAVTGWIIYVVLERYGAVR from the coding sequence ATGGGAGAATTCTTAGCGACGGCTTCAGTCGTCACCATCGTTCTGAGCGGTCTGGCCCTGGTGTCGGGCGTGTTCCTGATCCGCAGTGGTCGCCGTGAGGCGCACATGCGCGCCATGCTGACCGCCACCGTGCTGGCCGTGCTGTTTCTGGTGTTCTATCTGAGCAAGGTGGCGATCGGCTACACCAAGAGCTGGGTGGGTCCGGCCGAATGGCGCACGTGGTATCTGGTGCTGCTGGGCTCGCATACCCTGCTGGCCGCCGTGAATGTGCCGCTGGCGCTGGTGGCGCTGTGGTACGCCCGGAAGGGGCTGCTGGCCGCCGGTACGCTGGCGCGGGTCGAGCAGGTGCCGGCCGCCGCCGCCGCCTTTGCCCGGCACCGCGCCTGGGTGCGCTGGACCGTGCCGGTGTGGCTGTACGTGGCCGTGACCGGCTGGATCATCTACGTGGTGCTGGAGCGCTACGGGGCCGTCCGATGA